A stretch of Brassica rapa cultivar Chiifu-401-42 chromosome A08, CAAS_Brap_v3.01, whole genome shotgun sequence DNA encodes these proteins:
- the LOC103835219 gene encoding auxin response factor 6: protein MRLSSAGFNPHPHPHEVTGEKRVLNSELWHACAGPLVSLPPLGSRVVYFPQGHSEQVAASTNKEVDAHTPNYPSLQPQLICQLHNVTMHADVETDEVYAQMTLQPLNAQEQKDSYLAAELGVPSRQPTNYFCKTLTASDTSTHGGFSVPRRAAEKVFPPLDYTQQPPAQELMARDLHDNEWKFRHIFRGQPKRHLLTTGWSVFVSAKRLVAGDSVLFIWNDKNQLLLGIRRAHRPQTVMPSSVLSSDSMHLGLLAAAAHAASTNSRFTIFYNPRASPSEFVIPLAKYVKAVYHTRVSVGMRFRMLFETEESSVRRYMGTITGICDLDPARWANSHWRSVKVGWDESTAGDRQPRVSLWEIEPLTTFPMYPSPFPLRLKRPWPSGLPSFHGLKEDDMGMGMGMSSPLMWDRGLQSMNFQGMGVNPWMQPRLDASGLLGMQNDAYQAMAAAALQDMRGIDPAKAAASLLQFQSPSGFSMQPPSLVQPQMLQQQLSQQQQQVVDNHNLSASSAAMSQSNTSLLQSMTPLCHQQSFSDTNGGNNPITQLHTLLSNFPQDESSQLLNLTRTNSAMTSSGWPSKRPAIDSSFQHSTAVNNNQSVMEQLGQSHTSNVSPNAVSLPPFPSGQEENHSDPHSHLLFGVNIDSSSLLIPNGMSNLRSIGIEGGDSTTLPFTSSTFNNEFSGTMTTPSSCIEEPGFLQPSENQQSNTFVKVYKSGSFGRSLDITKFSSYNELRSELARMFGLEGQLEDPVRSGWQLVFVDRENDVLLLGDDPWPEFVSSVWCIKILSPQEVQQMGKRGLELLNSAPSSDNVDKVPSNGNCDDFGNRSDPRSLGNGIASVGGSFNY, encoded by the exons TTACaggagagaagagagttctTAATTCTGAGCTCTGGCATGCTTGTGCTGGTCCTCTTGTCTCACTACCTCCTCTTGGAAGCAGAGTTGTTTATTTCCCTCAAGGTCACAGTGAACAG GTCGCTGCTTCAACCAATAAAGAAGTGGATGCCCATACACCAAACTATCCCAGCTTGCAACCACAGCTTATCTGTCAGCTTCACAATGTCACAATGCAT GCAGATGTTGAAACTGATGAAGTCTATGCACAGATGACTTTACAGCCGTTGAATGCG CAAGAGCAAAAAGATTCTTACCTTGCGGCGGAGTTAGGTGTCCCGAGTAGACAACCTACAAACTATTTCTGTAAAACTCTGACTGCTAGTGATACCAGCACTCATGGAGGTTTCTCTGTGCCTCGCCGAGCTGCTGAGAAAGTTTTCCCTCCCTTG GATTACACACAGCAGCCTCCAGCTCAAGAGTTGATGGCAAGAGATCTGCATGACAATGAATGGAAGTTCAGACATATTTTCCGAG GCCAACCGAAAAGACACCTTCTTACTACTGGTTGGAGCGTATTTGTGAGTGCTAAAAGGCTTGTCGCTGGTGACTCCGTTCTTTTCATCTG GAACGATAAGAATCAGTTACTTCTTGGTATAAGGCGAGCACACCGGCCACAAACTGTCATGCCTTCATCTGTTTTATCAAGTGACAGTATGCATTTAGGCCTTCTTGCCGCAGCAGCTCATGCAGCCTCCACAAACAGTCGCTTCACCATCTTCTATAACCCAAGGGCGAGTCCATCAGAGTTTGTAATACCCTTGGCTAAGTACGTGAAAGCGGTTTATCACACTCGTGTGTCTGTTGGCATGAGGTTTAGGATGCTGTTTGAAACCGAAGAATCAAGTGTTCGTCGGTACATGGGTACAATAACTGGCATTTGTGATCTAGATCCTGCTCGGTGGGCTAATTCTCATTGGCGGTCCGTTAAG GTCGGATGGGACGAGTCCACTGCAGGAGATAGGCAACCGAGGGTGTCCTTGTGGGAGATTGAGCCTTTAACGACATTCCCTATGTATCCATCTCCTTTTCCTCTCAGGCTTAAACGTCCCTGGCCTTCAGGTCTCCCATCTTTTCATG GTCTTAAAGAAGATGATATGGGTATGGGTATGGGTATGAGTTCACCGCTTATGTGGGACCGAGGACTTCAGTCTATGAACTTTCAAGGTATGGGAGTGAACCCGTGGATGCAGCCGAGGCTTGATGCTTCAGGCTTGCTTGGTATGCAGAATGATGCTTACCAAGCAATGGCTGCAGCTGCACTTCAAGACATGAGAGGCATTGATCCTGCTAAAGCCGCTGCTTCTCTTCTTCAGTTCCAAAGTCCCTCAGGTTTCTCTATGCAACCTCCTTCCTTAGTGCAGCCGCAGATGCTGCAGCAGCAACTTtctcagcagcagcagcaagtgGTGGATAATCATAATCTGTCTGCTTCCAGTGCTGCTATGTCTCAGTCAAACACGTCTCTACTCCAGTCAATGACACCTCTTTGTCATCAACAAAGCTTCTCAGACACCAACGGAGGAAACAATCCCATCACTCAACTCCACACTCTCCTCAGTAACTTCCCTCAAGACGAGTCTTCTCAACTGCTCAACCTCACTAGAACAAACTCTGCAATGACTTCTTCAGGTTGGCCATCAAAGCGTCCTGCAATTGATTCATCCTTCCAGCACTCTACAGCCGTTAACAACAACCAATCAGTAATGGAGCAGTTGGGACAGTCACACACAAGCAACGTTTCTCCAAATGCTGTCTCGTTGCCTCCATTCCCCAGTGGTCAAGAAGAGAACCACTCAGACCCTCACAGCCATCTCCTCTTTGGAGTCAACATAGATTCATCTTCCCTTCTGATCCCAAACGGAATGTCAAACCTTAGAAGCATTGGCATTGAAGGTGGCGACTCCACCACTCTACCCTTCACATCATCAACTTTCAACAACGAGTTCTCTGGTACAATGACTACACCTTCTAGTTGTATAGAGGAACCAGGTTTTCTACAGCCCTCAGAGAACCAACAGTCTAATACCTTTGTGAAG GTGTACAAGTCAGGTTCTTTTGGAAGATCGTTAGATATAACGAAGTTCAGCAGCTACAACGAGCTGCGAAGCGAGCTTGCTCGCATGTTTGGCCTCGAAGGCCAATTAGAAGATCCTGTGAGATCAGGCTGGCAGCTTGTATTTGTCGACCGAGAGAACGATGTTCTTCTCCTCGGCGATGACCCTTGGCC GGAGTTTGTGAGCAGCGTGTGGTGCATTAAGATACTCTCACCACAAGAAGTGCAGCAAATGGGGAAACGAGGCCTTGAGCTTCTTAACTCCGCTCCATCTTCCGATAACGTCGATAAGGTCCCGAGCAATGGGAACTGTGATGACTTTGGGAACCGGTCAGACCCGAGGAGTCTCGGTAATGGTATAGCATCCGTTGGGGGTTCGTTCAACTACTAG
- the LOC103835221 gene encoding putative hydrolase C777.06c isoform X2: MMEDGSIPAENGSDGDGSALIFLGTGCSSAVPNAMCLIQKSDSPCHVCSQSLSIPPERNPNYRGNTSLLIDYCSSDGNHNYIQIDVGKTFREQVLRWFTLHNIPQVDSIILTHEHADAVLGLDDIRSVQPFSPTNDIDPTPIFVSQYAMDSLAVKFPYLVQKKLKEGQEVRRVAQLDWRVIEEDCEKPFVASGLSFTPLPVMHGEDYVCLGFLFGEKSRVAYISDVSRFLPSTEYVISKSGGGQLDLLILDTLYKTGSHNTHLCFPQTLETIKRLGPKRALLIGMTHEFDHHKDNEFLEEWSKREGISVKLAHDGLRVPIDL, encoded by the exons ATGATGGAAGACGGTTCGATTCCGGCAGAGAACGGCTCCGATGGCGATGGATCGGCTCTGATATTCCTGGGAACGGGATGCTCGAGCGCGGTCCCTAACGCAATGTGCTTGATCCAGAAGTCCGATTCTCCCTGCCACGTCTGCTCTCAGTCTCTTTCGATCCCTCCCGAGAGAAACCCTAACTACAG GGGAAACACTTCACTGCTCATTGATTATTGCTCAAGTGATGGCAATCATAACTACATTCAAATCGACGTTGGCAAGACGTTCAGGGAACAAGTCCTTCGTTGGTTCACTCTTCACAACATTCCTCAAGTTGATTCT ATCATTTTGACACATGAGCATGCTGATGCGGTACTTGGCCTGGATGATATACGTTCCGTGCAGCCGTTTAGTCCCACCAATGATATAGATCCTACTCCTATTTTTGTTAGCCAATATGCTATGGACAG CCTTGCTGTGAAGTTCCCGTATTTGGTTCAGAAGAAACTTAAAGAAGGACAAGAAGTTAGGCGAGTGGCACAGCTGGATTGGAGAGTGATAGAGGAAGATTGTGAGAAGCCTTTTGTTGCTTCAGGATTATCATTCACGCCACTTCCA GTGATGCATGGAGAAGACTATGTTTGTCTTGGTTTCCTTTTTGGAGAAAAATCCAGAGTGGCGTATATATCTGATGTCTCACGCTTTCTTCCAAGCACTGAGTATG TTATATCGAAATCTGGGGGCGGACAGTTGGATCTCCTTATCTTGGATACACTATATAAG ACAGGATCCCACAACACCCATTTGTGTTTCCCGCAG ACACTAGAGACAATCAAAAGACTGGGTCCGAAAAGGGCTCTTTTAATCGGAATGACTCACGAGTTTGATCACCACAAAGACAACGAGTTTCTTGAGGAATGGTCTAAAAG gGAAGGGATTTCAGTAAAACTTGCGCATGATGGCTTGAGAGTCCCTATTGATCTATGA
- the LOC103835221 gene encoding putative hydrolase C777.06c isoform X1, producing the protein MMEDGSIPAENGSDGDGSALIFLGTGCSSAVPNAMCLIQKSDSPCHVCSQSLSIPPERNPNYRGNTSLLIDYCSSDGNHNYIQIDVGKTFREQVLRWFTLHNIPQVDSIILTHEHADAVLGLDDIRSVQPFSPTNDIDPTPIFVSQYAMDSLAVKFPYLVQKKLKEGQEVRRVAQLDWRVIEEDCEKPFVASGLSFTPLPVMHGEDYVCLGFLFGEKSRVAYISDVSRFLPSTEYVISKSGGGQLDLLILDTLYKVTQIILRLNDQTFYEYCMLMFPHSFSIFLLFCLQTGSHNTHLCFPQTLETIKRLGPKRALLIGMTHEFDHHKDNEFLEEWSKREGISVKLAHDGLRVPIDL; encoded by the exons ATGATGGAAGACGGTTCGATTCCGGCAGAGAACGGCTCCGATGGCGATGGATCGGCTCTGATATTCCTGGGAACGGGATGCTCGAGCGCGGTCCCTAACGCAATGTGCTTGATCCAGAAGTCCGATTCTCCCTGCCACGTCTGCTCTCAGTCTCTTTCGATCCCTCCCGAGAGAAACCCTAACTACAG GGGAAACACTTCACTGCTCATTGATTATTGCTCAAGTGATGGCAATCATAACTACATTCAAATCGACGTTGGCAAGACGTTCAGGGAACAAGTCCTTCGTTGGTTCACTCTTCACAACATTCCTCAAGTTGATTCT ATCATTTTGACACATGAGCATGCTGATGCGGTACTTGGCCTGGATGATATACGTTCCGTGCAGCCGTTTAGTCCCACCAATGATATAGATCCTACTCCTATTTTTGTTAGCCAATATGCTATGGACAG CCTTGCTGTGAAGTTCCCGTATTTGGTTCAGAAGAAACTTAAAGAAGGACAAGAAGTTAGGCGAGTGGCACAGCTGGATTGGAGAGTGATAGAGGAAGATTGTGAGAAGCCTTTTGTTGCTTCAGGATTATCATTCACGCCACTTCCA GTGATGCATGGAGAAGACTATGTTTGTCTTGGTTTCCTTTTTGGAGAAAAATCCAGAGTGGCGTATATATCTGATGTCTCACGCTTTCTTCCAAGCACTGAGTATG TTATATCGAAATCTGGGGGCGGACAGTTGGATCTCCTTATCTTGGATACACTATATAAGGTGACACAGATCATCCTTAGGCTTAATGATCAAACATTTTATGAATACTGTATGCTGATGTTTCCACACTCTTTCTccatctttcttttattttgccTGCAGACAGGATCCCACAACACCCATTTGTGTTTCCCGCAG ACACTAGAGACAATCAAAAGACTGGGTCCGAAAAGGGCTCTTTTAATCGGAATGACTCACGAGTTTGATCACCACAAAGACAACGAGTTTCTTGAGGAATGGTCTAAAAG gGAAGGGATTTCAGTAAAACTTGCGCATGATGGCTTGAGAGTCCCTATTGATCTATGA
- the LOC103835220 gene encoding uncharacterized protein LOC103835220, whose product MEYERIEKVKQKSILSPTKLRMKLMGSHNNKKREGSNNNSSRTSPVRLQVSDGTELSKNSLLASNSDSYDDDNVAASTTDIRVAKLPVLDLSDTQASRHGSEGLTRETNQPKPQQLKKTDLSMALRPQEDESLDYDSNASSSSFEFHGGVRGERSNQNHVSRAYPSRQMPSKWNDAEKWIMSRQNMVMRKNGQGNRMPVRVITDNTGCEYNKSRIQTDGFEKFPRYVPTVPHPILTQGYGGNLLIEQSTQSNDLLDTTKESSRDETPAGPVIRSVCMRDMGTDMTPIPSQEPSRSVTPVGATTPLRSPTSSLPSTPRGGQQEESQDPSANTKRELSEEEMKAKTRREIVTLGVRLGKMNIAAWASKEEEESNKNKVDAEETHRIEFDKRASAWEEAEKSKHNARYKREEIRIQAWESQEKAKLEAEMQRIEAKVEQMKAEAEARIVKKIAMAKQRSEEKRASAEARKARDAEKAVAEAKYIRETGRIPASGYKICCGWFS is encoded by the exons ATGGAGTACGAGAGGATTGAGAAGGTGAAGCAG AAGAGCATACTCTCGCCGACTAAGCTGAGAATGAAGCTAATGGGTTCGCACAATAACAAAAAGAGAGAAGGATCTAACAATAACTCTTCAAGAACATCTCCTGTTCGTCTTCAGGTTTCGGACGGCACTGAATTATCCAAGAACAGCTTGCTAGCTTCTAATTCTGATTCATACGACGATGATAATG TGGCGGCTTCAACAACGGACATACGAGTAGCTAAACTGCCAGTTTTGGACCTAAGCGACACTCAAGCCTCGAGACATGGGTCTGAAGGTCTTACGAGAGAAACCAATCAACCGAAACCTCAGCAACTGAAAAAGACTGACTTGAGTATGGCTCTGAGGCCACAAGAAGATGAAAGTCTTGATTACGACAGTAACGCCAGCTCTTCAAGCTTCGAGTTTCACGGTGGTGTTCGTGGAGAGCGTTCCAATCAGAATCATGTCTCAAGAGCATACCCTTCGAGACAGATGCCATCCAAGTGGAATGATGCTGAGAAGTGGATAATGAGCAGACAGAACATGGTGATGAGGAAGAACGGTCAAGGGAACCGGATGCCTGTTAGAGTTATTACCGATAATACAGGTTGTGAGTATAACAAATCTAGGATACAAACTGATGGGTTCGAGAAGTTCCCTAGGTATGTTCCCACGGTGCCACATCCAATTCTAACTCAAGGGTATGGAGGAAACTTGTTGATCGAACAATCAACACAAAGCAATGATCTTTTGGACACAACAAAGGAGTCATCACGTGACGAAACACCAG CTGGTCCTGTGATACGCTCTGTATGTATGAGAGATATGGGAACTGATATGACGCCAATACCGAGTCAAGAACCTTCAAGATCAGTCACACCAGTTGGTGCAACAACTCCTCTTCGCAGCCCAACTTCTTCTCTGCCTTCTACTCCTAGAGGAGGCCAACAAGAAGAGTCACAAGACCCGTCAGCAAACACAAAAAGAGAACTATCTGAGGAGGAAATGAAAGCGAAGACGAGAAGAGAGATAGTAACCCTCGGGGTTCGGTTAGGGAAGATGAACATTGCGGCTTGGGCAagtaaagaagaagaggagagcAATAAAAACAAGGTAGACGCAGAGGAGACACATAGGATTGAGTTTGATAAACGAGCGAGTGCTTGGGAAGAAGcagaaaaatcaaaacataatgCAAG GTATAAGCGTGAGGAGATCAGAATCCAAGCTTGGGAAAGTCAGGAGAAAGCCAAACTCGAAGCAGAAATGCAACGTATTGAG GCTAAAGTTGAGCAGATGAAGGCTGAAGCTGAAGCAAGGATAGTGAAGAAAATAGCAATGGCTAAGCAAAGGTCTGAAGAGAAACGGGCTTCCGCGGAAGCTAGAAAGGCCCGTGATGCCGAGAAGGCAGTGGCTGAAGCCAAATATATCAGGGAAACTGGTCGAATACCGGCGTCAGGTTACAAGATATGTTGTGGTTGGTTCTCATGA